In the genome of Populus trichocarpa isolate Nisqually-1 chromosome 6, P.trichocarpa_v4.1, whole genome shotgun sequence, one region contains:
- the LOC7485249 gene encoding uncharacterized protein LOC7485249, which produces MHKYENVASHAQILMQPSKQASSFEALRIRDMHWTRTTETTGGELSYKPPIYDIPNGILRWLFQVLLLEATLHTLGDGDVPLLDIVAYGGCTFAAESVVLLASIVSTYFFYAVTLWECFCMGMFFIEILKRILIAEVTSSEKHSSKRHYLLLSVCIAQLPLLCWLGNVGV; this is translated from the exons ATGCACAAGTATGAGAATGTGGCAAGTCATGCTCAAATCTTGATGCAACCATCAAAACAAGCTAGTTCATTTGAAGCTCTTAGGATCAG GGACATGCATTGGACGAGAACAACTGAGACAACAGGTGGTGAATTATCATATAAGCCTCCAATATATGATATTCCAAATGGAATCCTTCGCTGGTTATTCCAAGTACTCCTGCTTGAAGCTACACTCCACACATTGGGAGATGGAGACGTGCCATTGCTTGATATTGTTGCTTATGGTGGATGCACTTTTGCTGCAGAGTCGGTCGTCCTGCTCGCAAGTATTGTGTCCACTTATTTCTTTTATGCAGTCACATTGTGGGAATGCTTTTGTATGGGAATGTTCTTCATCGAGATCTTGAAGAGAATTTTGATCGCTGAGGTGACAAGTTCTGAGAAGCATTCAAGCAAGCGCCACTATCTCTTGCTATCTGTTTGTATTGCCCAACTCCCATTGCTCTGTTGGCTTGGAAATGTTGGTGTTTAG
- the LOC7465965 gene encoding uncharacterized protein LOC7465965, producing MLEQLLIFTRGGLILWTCKELGNALKGSPIDTLIRSCLLEERSGTASYNYDAPGASYTLKWTFHNDLGLVFVAVYQRILHLLYVDELLAMVKHEFSQIYDPKRVEYFDFDETFRQLRKEAEARAEELRKVKPVGKGVNDGRKLVMKKGSGFGGGNKKNKSEANEGGNGDDGKGRKLENGHSNGNHNAVVVEGNRGMGLANGKENASSNNEAFDVTKLQKLKSKGGKKTSDTSVVSKGSNVDPKKKVTKKNRVWDDSPKDAKLDFTDHVEGNGNENIEVVAADQGESMMDKEEIVSSDSEDEEDEEVSKDSKPDAKKKGWFSSMFQSIAGKANLEKADLEPALKALKDRLMTKNVAEEIAEKLCESVAASLEGKKLSSFTRISSTVQAAMEEALVRILTPRRSIDILRDVHAATEQRKPYVVVFVGVNGVGKSTNLAKVAYWLLQHKVSVMMAACDTFRSGAVEQLRTHARRLQIPIFEKGYEKDPAVVAKEAIQEATRNGSDVVLVDTAGRMQDNEPLMRALSKLIYLNNPDLVLFVGEALVGNDAVDQLSKFNQKLADLSTSPNPRLIDGILLTKFDTIDDKVGAALSMVYISGSPVMFVGCGQSYTDLKKLNVKAIVKTLLK from the exons ATGTTAGAGCAGTTGTTAATATTTACTAGAGGAGGTCTGATTTTATGGACATGTAAAGAGCTCGGAAATGCATTAAAGGGATCGCCCATTGATACTTTGATTCGATCTTGTCTGTTGGAAGAACGATCCGGTACAGCATCCTACAATTACGATGCCCCTGGCGCCTCTTACACCCTTAAATGGACTTTCCATAACGACCTTGGCCTCGTTTTTGTCGCTGTGTATCAGCGAATTCTTCATTTGTTGTACGTGGATGAGTTGTTGGCGATGGTCAAGCATGAGTTTTCCCAGATTTATGATCCCAAACGTGTGgagtattttgattttgatgagacTTTTAGGCAGCTTAGGAAGGAAGCGGAGGCAAGGGCAGAAGAGTTGAGGAAAGTGAAGCCTGTGGGGAAGGGCGTGAATGATGGGAGGAAGCTGGTGATGAAAAAGGGTAGTGGGTTTGGTggagggaataaaaaaaataagagtgagGCGAATGAGGGTGGTAATGGTGATGATGGGAAAGGGAGGAAATTGGAGAATGGACACTCCAATGGGAATCATAATGCTGTTGTTGTTGAAGGTAATAGAGGGATGGGTCTCGCGAATGGTAAAGAAAATGCGAGTTCCAATAATGAGGCTTTTGATGTCACTAAACTTCAGAAGCTGAAAAGTAAAGGTGGGAAAAAAACTTCTGATACTAGTGTTGTTAGCAAGGGTTCCAACGTGGACCCAAAGAAAAAGGTAACAAAGAAGAATAGAGTTTGGGATGATTCACCTAAAGATGCGAAATTGGATTTTACGGATCATGTGGAGGGGAATGGGAATGAGAATATAGAAGTTGTGGCAGCTGATCAAGGTGAAAGCATGATGGACAAAGAAGAGATTGTCAGCAGTGACAGcgaagatgaagaagatgaggaaGTCAGTAAGGACAGCAAGCCTGATGCTAAGAAGAAGGGATGGTTTTCATCCATGTTCCAGAG TATTGCTGGTAAGGCAAACCTGGAGAAGGCAGACCTGGAGCCAGCATTGAAAGCTCTCAAGGATAGGCTCATGACCAAGAATGTG GCTGAGGAGATAGCAGAGAAGCTTTGTGAATCAGTTGCAGCTAGTCTTGAAGGTAAAAAGCTGTCATCTTTCACAAGGATATCTTCAACAGTGCAG GCAGCTATGGAAGAAGCACTTGTTCGTATTTTAACTCCTAGGCGTTCTATCGACATATTAAGAGATGTACATGCTGCAACGGAACAGAGGAAACcatatgttgttgtttttgttggtgtCAATGGGGTTGGAAAGTCCACAAATCTGGCTAAG GTTGCATACTGGCTTCTGCAACATAAGGTCAGTGTTATGATGGCTGCTTGTGATACATTTAGGTCAGGAGCTGTTGAGCAGCTGAGGACTCATGCACGCAGACTTCAG ATCCCTATATTTGAAAAGGGCTATGAGAAAGATCCAGCGGTTGTGGCAAAGGAAGCAATTCAGGAGGCCACACGCAATGGTTCTgatgttgttcttgttgataCTGCTGGTCGAATGCAG GACAATGAACCATTAATGAGAGCTCTCTCAAAGCTAATTTACCTCAACAATCCTGATCTGGTCTTGTTTGTTGGAGAGGCCTTGGTTGGAAATGATGCTGTTGATCAGCTATCAAAGTTCAATCAG AAATTAGCCGACCTGTCTACTTCACCCAATCCTAGATTAATTGATGGGATTTTGCTCACCAAGTTTGACACCATTGATGACAAG GTTGGAGCTGCATTGTCGATGGTATACATCTCCGGCTCACCGGTCATGTTTGTTGGCTGTGGTCAATCTTACACAGATCTCAAGAAGCTGAATGTGAAAGCTATTGTCAAGACACTCCTTAAATGA